A single window of Acetohalobium arabaticum DSM 5501 DNA harbors:
- a CDS encoding monomethylamine:corrinoid methyltransferase: MTDADYHLDGPIHIRWDITTAINRRSD, translated from the coding sequence ATGACTGATGCTGACTATCATTTGGATGGCCCCATCCATATAAGATGGGACATTACTACTGCTATCAATAGGAGGTCTGATTAA
- a CDS encoding ammonium transporter, with product MKSKIKNKLVSKSIIFCLLFLFVASTTTYAVEESTAELFQYHRGQDVFFMFMLVAFLMLFIKKFEWGVCLVTLLTLSVAFPLYVIIQRNLFDFSLGIELIITGIFCAITLIIAAGVIFGHVKIWHFIPLGILFVPGYILNEWFLFSYLEGVADSGGSILVHMFAAYWGWGVILALQRRDVNQAEMNATTHSISFVWLASMLLWVLWPSFTTSLLPTDLIITGMTTTYLALMASTLTAFLVLKWIKGELDPLIYTYAILAGGVAIGSTVDLVGPGTAWLIGAAGGIISVLCFLYLDDWLANKTNLTDTMGVNNLHGIPGIFGGLMGIPFAGSVQIYAIAGGIIIPLVTGLIAGIIVKIFEKPQLLLDDAEIFDINIDLERTQQM from the coding sequence ATGAAAAGTAAAATAAAAAATAAGTTGGTTAGTAAGTCAATTATATTCTGTCTTCTTTTTCTTTTCGTTGCTTCCACGACTACTTATGCTGTTGAAGAAAGTACAGCAGAATTATTTCAATATCATCGCGGCCAAGATGTCTTTTTTATGTTTATGTTAGTTGCATTTTTAATGTTATTTATTAAAAAATTTGAATGGGGAGTCTGTTTAGTAACCTTACTTACTTTGTCTGTTGCCTTTCCACTTTATGTAATAATCCAGAGGAATTTATTTGATTTTAGCTTAGGAATTGAATTAATAATAACAGGAATCTTCTGTGCAATTACATTAATAATTGCTGCTGGAGTAATCTTTGGTCATGTTAAAATTTGGCATTTTATACCTTTAGGAATCTTATTTGTACCAGGTTATATACTGAATGAATGGTTTTTATTTAGTTATTTAGAAGGGGTTGCTGATAGTGGAGGTTCAATCTTAGTTCATATGTTTGCTGCTTATTGGGGTTGGGGAGTAATCTTGGCTTTACAGCGAAGAGATGTTAATCAAGCAGAGATGAATGCTACTACACATAGTATTTCTTTTGTCTGGTTAGCTAGTATGTTATTATGGGTATTATGGCCATCCTTCACTACTTCACTTTTACCTACTGATTTAATTATTACAGGTATGACAACTACTTATTTAGCCTTGATGGCTTCTACTTTAACTGCTTTTTTAGTCTTGAAGTGGATTAAAGGAGAACTTGATCCTTTGATTTATACTTATGCTATTTTGGCTGGCGGTGTAGCTATTGGTTCTACCGTTGATCTTGTTGGCCCGGGAACTGCTTGGTTGATAGGAGCTGCTGGTGGAATTATTTCCGTTTTATGTTTTCTTTATCTTGATGATTGGTTGGCTAATAAAACTAACCTTACTGATACAATGGGAGTTAATAATTTACACGGCATACCAGGGATTTTTGGTGGACTGATGGGGATTCCTTTTGCAGGTAGTGTTCAAATTTATGCTATTGCGGGTGGAATTATTATACCATTAGTTACTGGTCTAATTGCTGGAATTATTGTTAAGATTTTCGAAAAACCACAGCTACTGCTTGATGATGCTGAAATCTTTGATATAAATATTGATTTAGAAAGAACACAGCAGATGTAA
- a CDS encoding DUF1540 domain-containing protein, with protein MSEEMGEIACNVSNCEYWGNGNICTADKISVSTDSYTGETADMEIGAIDDEVASPKSQQTQCVTFKPTDE; from the coding sequence ATGAGTGAAGAAATGGGAGAAATAGCCTGTAACGTCAGCAACTGCGAATACTGGGGGAATGGCAATATCTGTACAGCAGATAAGATTAGCGTCAGCACCGACTCTTATACTGGTGAAACTGCTGATATGGAGATCGGAGCAATTGATGATGAAGTAGCATCACCTAAATCACAGCAGACTCAATGTGTTACTTTTAAACCAACAGATGAATAA
- the thiI gene encoding tRNA uracil 4-sulfurtransferase ThiI — MKDLILIKYGEIGIKGSNRYLFEDRLIRNMEESLSGINKEVDIYKTHGRVFVEAEGSFERIRERLQKVFGIVGVCSAKETELDFEKIKNAGLELIERELSGKPRTFKVETRRINKDFQYDSMEISRKLGAYILRNTEDLTVDVHDPDIQLDVEIRHKQAYLYASDLPGVKGLPVGSCGKAGLLLSGGIDSPVAGWMAMKRGVEIMPIYFHTPPFTSSRAKEKVLDLSRVLAEYAGGSLQVRIVPFTEVQKALNEKCPEKLLTVIMRRMMMRIAERITNNNEGKALITGESIGQVASQTLESMNVTNAVAQMPVFRPLIGLDKNEIKARAKEIGTYEISIQPYDDCCTIFVPDSPETKPKLRFVEYGEEDLEVERLIEEAVKEAEIITVEAD, encoded by the coding sequence ATGAAGGATTTAATCTTAATTAAGTATGGAGAGATAGGAATTAAAGGTAGTAATCGCTATCTCTTTGAGGATAGATTGATTAGGAATATGGAGGAAAGTCTAAGCGGAATCAATAAAGAGGTCGATATTTATAAGACCCACGGCCGCGTTTTTGTGGAAGCAGAAGGCAGCTTTGAACGGATAAGAGAAAGACTACAGAAGGTATTTGGAATTGTAGGTGTCTGTTCGGCAAAAGAGACAGAGCTTGATTTTGAAAAAATTAAGAACGCTGGTTTAGAATTGATTGAAAGGGAACTATCAGGTAAGCCGCGGACTTTTAAGGTGGAGACAAGGCGGATTAATAAGGATTTTCAGTACGACTCTATGGAGATTAGTCGGAAATTAGGGGCTTATATACTGCGGAATACTGAAGATTTGACTGTGGATGTCCATGATCCTGATATCCAGTTAGATGTGGAGATCAGGCATAAGCAGGCCTATCTATATGCTAGTGATCTTCCAGGGGTCAAGGGTCTGCCAGTAGGCAGCTGTGGTAAGGCTGGCCTGCTTCTGTCCGGTGGAATTGATAGTCCTGTAGCGGGCTGGATGGCTATGAAGCGGGGCGTAGAGATTATGCCGATCTATTTCCATACACCTCCATTTACCAGTAGCCGGGCTAAAGAGAAGGTACTTGATCTAAGTCGGGTGTTAGCAGAGTATGCTGGCGGCAGCTTACAGGTTAGAATAGTACCTTTTACTGAAGTACAGAAGGCGCTTAATGAAAAGTGTCCAGAGAAGCTATTAACAGTGATTATGCGGAGAATGATGATGAGAATAGCTGAAAGAATAACTAATAATAATGAAGGGAAGGCCTTAATTACTGGTGAGAGTATAGGACAGGTGGCCAGCCAGACATTAGAGAGTATGAATGTGACTAATGCTGTTGCTCAGATGCCAGTATTTAGACCGTTAATCGGGTTGGATAAGAATGAAATTAAAGCCAGAGCAAAAGAGATTGGTACGTATGAAATTTCTATTCAGCCCTATGATGACTGTTGTACTATTTTTGTACCTGATAGTCCGGAGACCAAGCCTAAACTGCGTTTTGTGGAGTATGGAGAAGAGGATCTAGAAGTAGAAAGGTTAATAGAAGAAGCAGTTAAGGAAGCAGAAATTATCACAGTAGAAGCTGATTAA
- a CDS encoding cysteine desulfurase family protein translates to MDEVYLDNSATTKPKFEVIEAMMEPLTDVYGNPSSLHSMGVEAEKLIKQARRSLAKVIKADEREIIFTSGGTEANNLAIKGTLNALQRYGNQIITTKVEHSSVLDTLKELEEKGWEVVYLDVDKRGRVDLKQLEEAVSENTVLVSIMQVNSEVGTVQPIAEVEKIINEYRDSRLYLHVDGVQALGKLELDVNRPNIDLLSLSSHKIHGPKGVGALYIDKDIRLKPQLTGGGQEMEYRGGTENVPGIVGFGRAADLIRDGFKEDTFYMKQLKERLAEGIIDNFKGVQINGPEPKDGVSHILNLSFRGLKGEVLIHALEEKNIYASTGSACSSKTPDPSHVLQAMDLDDEAMEGAIRFSLSSENTKKEIDYVIDVLTEVVPELRKIIG, encoded by the coding sequence ATGGATGAAGTATATCTCGATAATAGTGCAACTACTAAACCAAAATTTGAAGTTATTGAGGCGATGATGGAACCTCTAACAGATGTTTATGGAAATCCTTCTTCGCTTCATAGTATGGGAGTAGAAGCAGAAAAATTAATTAAGCAGGCCAGAAGGAGTTTGGCCAAAGTTATTAAGGCTGATGAGCGGGAGATTATATTTACTTCTGGCGGTACTGAAGCCAATAATTTGGCTATTAAGGGAACTTTAAATGCTTTACAGCGGTATGGAAATCAGATTATTACGACTAAGGTTGAACATTCGTCGGTTTTAGATACTTTAAAGGAGTTAGAAGAGAAAGGATGGGAAGTAGTTTATCTTGATGTAGATAAGAGGGGTAGAGTAGATCTCAAGCAGTTAGAGGAAGCAGTTTCGGAAAATACAGTCTTAGTCAGTATTATGCAGGTTAATAGTGAAGTAGGTACAGTTCAGCCGATTGCTGAAGTGGAAAAGATTATAAATGAGTACAGAGATAGTAGGCTATATCTTCATGTGGATGGAGTCCAGGCTTTAGGTAAGTTAGAGTTGGATGTTAATAGACCGAATATAGATTTATTATCCCTAAGCAGCCATAAAATCCACGGCCCTAAGGGAGTAGGTGCTTTATATATAGATAAAGATATAAGATTAAAACCGCAGCTTACTGGCGGAGGCCAAGAGATGGAATATCGAGGCGGAACTGAAAATGTGCCGGGAATTGTTGGTTTTGGCCGAGCGGCTGATTTAATTAGGGATGGCTTTAAAGAAGATACCTTTTATATGAAGCAGTTAAAGGAGCGGTTAGCCGAAGGAATTATTGATAATTTTAAAGGGGTCCAGATCAATGGACCGGAACCTAAAGATGGAGTTTCACATATCTTAAATCTGTCCTTTAGAGGACTTAAAGGTGAAGTATTGATCCATGCCTTAGAAGAGAAGAATATCTATGCGTCTACTGGATCTGCCTGTTCATCGAAGACTCCTGATCCTAGCCATGTATTACAGGCTATGGATTTGGATGATGAAGCTATGGAAGGGGCTATTCGCTTTAGTCTATCTTCGGAGAATACCAAAAAAGAAATAGATTATGTGATTGATGTATTAACAGAGGTAGTACCAGAGTTAAGAAAGATTATTGGTTAA
- a CDS encoding MTH1187 family thiamine-binding protein, whose protein sequence is MAIVEVTVVPLGTEDASLSKYVAGCQQVLVEEEGIEYQLTPMGTIIEGDLDTIFAVVKKLHETPFDEGAVRVSTSIKIDDRRDKEASMDQKIDSVESKLEQG, encoded by the coding sequence ATGGCGATTGTAGAAGTAACAGTGGTACCATTAGGAACTGAAGATGCCAGTTTGAGCAAGTATGTTGCTGGCTGTCAGCAGGTATTGGTTGAAGAAGAAGGAATTGAGTATCAATTAACGCCGATGGGAACGATTATTGAAGGTGACTTGGATACTATCTTTGCTGTAGTTAAGAAGTTACATGAAACTCCCTTTGATGAAGGAGCAGTTCGGGTTTCTACTTCAATTAAGATTGATGACCGCCGGGATAAAGAGGCCAGCATGGATCAGAAGATAGATTCTGTTGAAAGTAAATTGGAGCAAGGATAA
- a CDS encoding radical SAM protein, which yields MSRQKVSILDGYLDEPSCLGVPPYIAPHVRYTYGALRDAGLAKEEIDYLTIDQFRDNKEELLNRLKMSQAVVIIAGTTVPGKYLGGKPISLQEIESLTERLQSPEVILSGPIINSGLKINSVDKTASEIPGLTVYQEFTNNNLITELDPVEIVDRWARLGAVVTTKHPNFPYLVCELETFRGCPREENCAFCSEGFKEITYHRSLEGIIGEVAELSSLGNQYFRLGCQTDLLLYQAEEQEGRLCPNPEVIKSLYTGIREVASDLKTLHMDNINPATIADFPDRSAEVLEMIAAYNTAGDIAAFGLESADPQVLEANNIGTTPDKTMQAIEIMNQASGYRDEDGVPKLLPGLNLLHGLKGEREQTMELNLKFLHKIIEKDLLVRRINVRQVNALQGYETGYNYSKQEFKEYKDKINEEINQPMLKRVFPKGTLLKEVIVEKSQGKISFGRQLGTYPILIGVPGQRQVGKVFDVKVIDYGYRSVTGIPWPFNLNQAGLAELEALPGIGKKRAMRIFMADKIKDLDELNRVLDYSYDVEQLRNLVIFN from the coding sequence ATGAGCAGACAGAAGGTTAGTATTTTAGATGGCTATCTTGATGAGCCCTCCTGTTTAGGCGTTCCTCCTTATATTGCTCCCCATGTACGGTATACCTATGGAGCATTAAGGGATGCAGGGTTGGCAAAAGAGGAAATTGATTATTTAACTATTGATCAGTTTAGGGATAATAAAGAAGAGTTACTGAACAGATTAAAGATGTCTCAGGCTGTAGTTATTATTGCTGGAACTACTGTTCCTGGTAAGTACTTAGGTGGTAAACCGATTTCACTTCAGGAGATTGAAAGTCTTACAGAGAGGTTGCAGTCTCCAGAGGTTATTTTAAGCGGTCCCATTATTAATTCTGGTCTAAAAATTAATTCTGTAGATAAAACTGCATCAGAAATTCCGGGATTGACTGTCTACCAGGAATTTACTAATAATAATTTAATAACAGAATTAGATCCGGTTGAGATTGTAGACCGCTGGGCTAGACTAGGGGCTGTAGTTACTACTAAGCATCCTAATTTTCCTTATTTAGTCTGTGAATTAGAGACGTTTAGGGGCTGTCCTAGAGAGGAGAATTGTGCCTTCTGTAGTGAAGGCTTTAAAGAGATTACATATCATAGAAGTCTGGAAGGAATTATAGGGGAAGTAGCTGAGTTATCCAGTTTGGGTAATCAGTACTTTCGCTTAGGCTGTCAGACGGATTTATTGCTATATCAGGCGGAAGAACAGGAGGGGAGGTTATGTCCTAATCCAGAAGTTATTAAGAGTTTATATACTGGAATTAGAGAAGTAGCTTCTGATTTAAAGACATTACATATGGATAATATAAATCCAGCCACAATTGCTGATTTTCCTGACCGATCAGCTGAAGTGTTAGAGATGATAGCTGCTTACAATACTGCTGGTGATATAGCTGCTTTTGGATTGGAGTCAGCTGACCCTCAAGTGCTTGAGGCCAATAATATCGGTACTACTCCTGATAAGACAATGCAGGCTATAGAGATTATGAATCAAGCCAGCGGCTATCGTGATGAAGATGGAGTGCCTAAGCTGTTGCCTGGTCTTAATTTATTACACGGTCTTAAAGGAGAACGGGAGCAGACAATGGAGTTGAATCTAAAGTTTCTACATAAGATTATTGAAAAGGATCTTTTGGTACGCAGAATTAATGTCCGGCAGGTGAATGCACTTCAGGGATATGAGACAGGTTATAATTATAGTAAGCAAGAATTTAAGGAATATAAGGATAAGATTAATGAAGAGATTAATCAGCCAATGCTTAAACGGGTATTCCCCAAAGGAACACTGCTCAAAGAGGTTATTGTCGAAAAGAGCCAGGGTAAGATTTCCTTTGGTAGACAGTTAGGGACTTATCCAATCTTAATAGGTGTTCCTGGCCAGCGTCAAGTAGGTAAAGTCTTTGATGTGAAGGTTATCGACTACGGCTATAGGTCGGTAACAGGAATTCCCTGGCCTTTTAATCTCAATCAGGCAGGATTGGCTGAATTAGAAGCGCTGCCTGGTATCGGCAAAAAGCGGGCGATGAGAATCTTTATGGCTGATAAAATTAAAGATTTGGATGAGCTGAACCGGGTGTTGGATTATAGTTATGATGTGGAGCAGTTAAGAAATTTAGTAATCTTTAATTAG
- a CDS encoding sodium-dependent transporter — MESSENQWGSRLGFILATIGSAVGLGNIWRFSYVAYDNGGGAFLIPYFFALLTTGIPLLILEFSFGQKMRGSAPFSFTKVDEKWEWLGWWSTLVTFVLISYYSVIISWSFKYIYYAFSGAWGSNPEAFLYNTHLQLTSGIGELGGVNLSVLLIVLVVWLINFVIVYNGIEAGVEKASKIFMPILALLMLIIVVRGITLPGAVEGINKFLEPDFAALLNPGVWLAAYGQIFFTLSVCFGVMIAYGSYLSEDSDIVNNAFITALANCSFSFIVGIGVFGILGYMAAQTGQPIEEVVAQSIGLAFVAFPKAINMLPAFNTVLGVIFFVALGIAGISSSISMVEAVSAPVMDKFNLSRKKATTIVCGLGFIASILFTTGAGLYFLDIIDHYNMQFGVAVIGILEAVVIGWYYKAEVLRDFFNPISNFQVGRWWDIMIKYITPLFLTYMLIRSFVMELNQPYAGYPVSDLKIGWIAAAGVLIMSIILNLLPNRYDGLVKNETDL; from the coding sequence ATGGAGTCAAGTGAGAATCAGTGGGGATCGAGATTAGGTTTTATTCTAGCAACTATCGGTTCGGCAGTAGGATTGGGTAATATCTGGCGTTTTAGCTATGTAGCTTATGATAATGGTGGGGGAGCATTCTTAATTCCCTATTTTTTTGCTTTATTAACTACTGGAATTCCTTTATTAATTTTAGAGTTTAGTTTTGGCCAGAAGATGCGCGGTTCTGCCCCTTTTTCCTTTACTAAGGTAGATGAAAAATGGGAGTGGCTTGGTTGGTGGTCTACGCTAGTAACTTTTGTTTTAATTTCTTATTATTCAGTAATTATCAGTTGGAGTTTTAAATATATTTACTATGCCTTCAGCGGGGCCTGGGGTAGTAATCCGGAAGCCTTTCTATATAATACCCACTTGCAGTTAACTTCAGGTATTGGTGAATTAGGAGGAGTCAATCTTTCAGTTCTATTGATAGTTTTAGTAGTTTGGTTAATTAATTTTGTGATTGTCTATAATGGAATTGAAGCCGGGGTTGAAAAGGCTTCGAAGATTTTTATGCCGATTTTAGCATTATTAATGTTAATTATTGTAGTTCGCGGAATTACATTACCGGGAGCAGTCGAAGGAATTAATAAGTTTTTAGAACCGGATTTTGCTGCTTTACTGAATCCTGGAGTCTGGTTGGCTGCCTATGGACAGATCTTCTTTACTTTAAGCGTCTGTTTTGGAGTAATGATTGCTTACGGTAGTTACTTATCTGAGGATTCTGATATTGTGAATAATGCTTTCATTACTGCATTGGCTAACTGTAGTTTTAGCTTTATTGTAGGGATTGGAGTCTTTGGGATTCTGGGATATATGGCGGCTCAGACCGGGCAGCCGATAGAGGAAGTGGTTGCTCAGAGTATCGGTTTAGCTTTTGTAGCTTTTCCAAAGGCGATTAATATGCTTCCTGCTTTCAATACAGTATTGGGAGTTATTTTCTTTGTTGCCTTAGGAATAGCAGGAATTTCTTCGAGTATTTCTATGGTAGAGGCGGTATCGGCACCGGTAATGGATAAGTTTAATCTCAGCCGTAAGAAGGCAACAACAATTGTCTGTGGACTTGGATTTATAGCTAGTATTCTCTTTACTACTGGGGCCGGACTCTACTTTTTAGATATAATTGATCATTATAATATGCAGTTTGGTGTTGCTGTTATCGGAATCTTAGAGGCAGTTGTTATAGGTTGGTATTATAAAGCTGAAGTACTGCGAGATTTCTTCAATCCTATCTCTAACTTTCAGGTCGGTCGCTGGTGGGATATAATGATTAAGTATATTACTCCGCTCTTTTTGACTTATATGCTGATTAGATCATTTGTTATGGAGCTAAATCAGCCTTATGCTGGGTATCCAGTAAGTGATCTTAAGATTGGCTGGATAGCAGCAGCTGGAGTTTTGATAATGTCAATCATTCTCAATCTTCTACCTAACAGATATGATGGCTTAGTGAAGAATGAGACAGATTTATAA
- a CDS encoding DUF1385 domain-containing protein, protein MKMGGRSYRNGIRLFGQKYSVKTYYEDGQLKYEVGQNALANNKLFLSAKKIPVLRGMVSILFSIFYFLKEAIQKPTKFWPILLFIIFDISLEIYFQLFPNSIASVSFLPTPAKIPVYLVVVISIILLLRMTILQELFKFHGAEHKAINYYQSDYQQNIASHSRLARRCGTNLVVFYLFIIFIFETLGLGFNIYLETLVAIGIAYEFILILPESILNIPYLVQMITTIEPDSKHLKAAEKALDILISMEERDK, encoded by the coding sequence ATGAAGATGGGCGGTAGATCTTATAGAAATGGAATTCGACTTTTCGGCCAAAAATACTCTGTTAAAACCTATTATGAAGATGGTCAATTAAAATACGAAGTAGGTCAAAATGCTTTAGCCAATAATAAATTATTCTTATCAGCCAAAAAGATCCCTGTTTTAAGAGGAATGGTTAGCATTCTCTTTTCTATTTTCTATTTCTTAAAAGAAGCTATTCAGAAGCCAACAAAGTTTTGGCCTATTCTTCTATTTATTATATTTGATATCAGCTTAGAAATCTATTTTCAGTTATTCCCTAACAGTATTGCTTCGGTTTCATTCCTACCAACTCCGGCTAAAATTCCAGTTTACTTAGTAGTGGTTATTTCTATTATACTACTTCTGCGGATGACTATCTTACAAGAACTCTTTAAGTTTCATGGAGCAGAACATAAAGCTATTAACTATTATCAGTCCGATTATCAACAGAATATTGCTTCTCATTCAAGATTAGCAAGAAGGTGTGGAACTAACTTAGTTGTCTTTTATCTCTTCATTATCTTCATCTTTGAAACACTGGGATTGGGTTTTAACATTTATTTAGAAACTTTGGTAGCCATCGGTATTGCCTATGAATTCATTTTAATTCTACCGGAATCGATCTTGAATATCCCGTATCTTGTTCAAATGATTACTACTATTGAACCGGATTCTAAACATCTAAAGGCTGCTGAAAAAGCCCTCGATATCTTAATTAGTATGGAAGAAAGGGATAAATAA
- the splB gene encoding spore photoproduct lyase: protein MKAFEPKSVLIEEQALDYELGAEIKERYEDKEVPVRMIESHNRVKWKEQMTPLELFEKAKETLVVGVKKTLRFKSCQPSADYRVVGNTSCPGRCEYCYLATNLGSAVYPRVYVNIDEILDAIKKHIKKSEKEITTFEASSSSDPIALEHITGVLGRMINFFSQRDDALLRVATKFDNIDSFLNIDHNEKTRFRYSINSAYVIREFENLTPSLTSRLQAAYKLKEAGYPVGFIIAPIMLHENWKQEYKRMIDKLATAFSDFQNSELSFELIMFRFSTRTKNIIQERYPETKLDFSKDQKKHKGFGKYVYDEETAEQLRTYLAELIKDRLPKAEIEYFV from the coding sequence ATGAAAGCTTTTGAACCCAAATCGGTCTTAATTGAAGAGCAGGCTCTTGATTATGAGTTAGGAGCTGAGATTAAAGAAAGGTATGAGGATAAAGAAGTGCCGGTAAGAATGATTGAATCCCATAATAGAGTTAAATGGAAGGAACAGATGACACCCCTGGAGTTGTTTGAAAAGGCTAAAGAAACATTGGTAGTGGGGGTCAAGAAGACGCTCCGCTTTAAATCCTGTCAGCCTTCGGCTGATTATCGAGTAGTGGGAAATACTAGCTGTCCCGGTAGGTGTGAATACTGTTATTTAGCTACTAATTTAGGTTCGGCAGTCTATCCTAGAGTCTATGTTAATATAGATGAAATTCTGGATGCTATTAAGAAGCATATAAAAAAGAGTGAAAAGGAGATAACAACTTTTGAAGCCAGTAGTTCTTCTGATCCTATTGCTTTAGAGCATATTACTGGAGTATTGGGTAGAATGATTAATTTTTTTAGCCAGCGTGATGATGCGTTATTAAGGGTAGCTACTAAATTTGATAATATTGATTCATTTTTAAATATAGATCATAATGAAAAGACGCGGTTTAGGTATAGTATTAATTCTGCTTATGTAATAAGAGAGTTTGAAAATCTAACTCCTTCTTTAACTTCGCGCTTACAGGCAGCCTACAAACTTAAAGAAGCAGGCTATCCAGTAGGCTTTATTATTGCTCCAATTATGCTGCATGAGAATTGGAAACAGGAGTATAAAAGGATGATTGATAAGTTAGCTACAGCCTTTAGTGATTTTCAAAATTCAGAATTGAGTTTTGAATTGATTATGTTTAGGTTCAGCACACGGACTAAGAATATAATTCAGGAACGATATCCGGAAACTAAGTTGGACTTTAGTAAGGACCAAAAGAAGCATAAAGGCTTTGGTAAGTATGTCTATGATGAAGAGACAGCTGAACAATTACGGACATATTTAGCTGAGTTAATTAAAGATAGACTTCCGAAGGCTGAAATTGAATATTTTGTTTGA
- a CDS encoding NAD(P)-dependent malic enzyme, translating to MIIKEDALMGYETPEEKEKKEVQNKQVDTKKQQGRKQDRRAKSRTDFLQEIVNDPEKIYKYTDKGRRVAVISNGSSVLHLGEIGADAVLPIVESKVKLLEKYAEVEAVPICLDIMDIDKLAATIKNLAPAYGAIFLEDIAAPECIELQYRLQNQLSIPVYHDDQQGRAIAVLAALYNALQVVDKSLEDLNVVIFGSEIANLAIIELLLTAEVKEVTLYDKFGIFEPKDSKFSLIKKRIDRKSRVNIMETNLEEALDGADVLLGNGFGDILNQHVVHNMKEKPIIFSLADSIAKEAPRMDMFDFEEGEKINSQLVFPGLIKGLLQNRQKRLSLEVQLIAAKIVASLVEKPAADNILPNAFDPEVMNKVTEAVFKGVTTAKTDVDKLKKKEDLSLEVMEYLLD from the coding sequence ATGATAATTAAAGAAGATGCATTAATGGGTTATGAGACTCCTGAAGAAAAGGAAAAGAAAGAAGTTCAAAATAAACAGGTAGACACAAAAAAACAGCAGGGTCGGAAGCAAGATAGAAGAGCTAAGAGTAGGACTGACTTTTTACAAGAAATAGTCAATGACCCCGAAAAGATTTATAAATATACCGATAAAGGTAGGAGAGTAGCTGTCATTTCTAATGGTTCGTCGGTTCTACATTTAGGTGAAATAGGAGCCGATGCGGTATTACCGATTGTGGAAAGTAAGGTTAAATTATTAGAAAAGTATGCTGAAGTAGAAGCGGTTCCTATCTGTTTGGATATAATGGATATTGATAAGTTGGCTGCTACAATTAAGAATTTAGCGCCGGCTTATGGAGCTATCTTTTTAGAAGATATTGCTGCTCCTGAGTGTATTGAATTACAGTATAGATTACAGAACCAATTATCGATTCCTGTTTATCATGATGACCAACAGGGAAGGGCTATTGCTGTTTTGGCAGCTTTATACAATGCTTTACAGGTAGTAGATAAGTCTTTAGAGGACTTGAATGTGGTAATATTTGGAAGTGAGATTGCTAATTTAGCAATTATTGAGTTATTGTTGACAGCTGAGGTAAAGGAGGTAACTCTTTATGATAAATTTGGAATTTTTGAACCAAAGGATAGTAAGTTTAGTTTAATTAAGAAAAGAATAGACCGGAAATCCAGAGTTAACATTATGGAAACGAATTTAGAAGAGGCTTTAGATGGAGCTGATGTTCTGCTGGGGAATGGATTTGGAGATATACTGAATCAACATGTAGTCCATAATATGAAAGAAAAACCGATTATCTTTTCTTTAGCTGATTCAATTGCAAAAGAGGCTCCTCGGATGGATATGTTTGACTTTGAAGAAGGGGAGAAGATTAATAGTCAGTTAGTCTTTCCTGGCTTAATTAAAGGGCTACTACAGAACAGACAGAAGCGGCTTTCACTGGAAGTTCAATTAATTGCTGCTAAGATTGTAGCCAGTTTAGTTGAGAAACCAGCGGCGGATAATATTCTTCCTAATGCTTTTGATCCGGAAGTTATGAATAAAGTAACTGAAGCAGTATTTAAGGGAGTAACTACTGCTAAAACTGATGTTGATAAATTAAAAAAGAAAGAAGACCTGTCATTAGAGGTTATGGAATATCTGTTAGATTAA